A genomic region of Elaeis guineensis isolate ETL-2024a chromosome 9, EG11, whole genome shotgun sequence contains the following coding sequences:
- the LOC105051522 gene encoding uncharacterized protein, which produces MQVSKRYSPSEISLHTTKKDCWLFIHGKVYDVTTFLEDHPGGEEVLLNASANGDATESFEEVGHSSTAISMMESYVIGVVEGYEGSAAGGGAPNTKGAMGGGAVSARTLKERRPPPSSSFLDLLLPVLILGLAFGAWYYLTFYSKAKA; this is translated from the exons ATGCAAGTCTCTAAGAGGTACTCTCCTTCTGAGATCTCTCTCCACACCACCAAGAAGGATTGCTGGTTGTTCATCCATGGCAAG GTTTATGATGTGACCACCTTCTTGGAGGACCACCCTGGAGGGGAGGAGGTGCTGCTTAATGCCTCAG CCAATGGAGATGCAACTGAGTCATTTGAGGAGGTGGGCCACAGCTCCACAGCCATCAGCATGATGGAGAGCTACGTGATCGGTGTCGTCGAAGGCTACGAGGGCAGCGCTGCCGGCGGAGGAGCCCCAAACACCAAGGGAGCAATGGGTGGGGGTGCTGTCAGTGCCAGGACACTGAAAGAGAGGAGACCCCCACCTTCCTCCAGCTTCTTGGACCTCCTCCTTCCTGTGCTGATCCTTGGCCTGGCCTTTGGTGCTTGGTATTACCTCACCTTCTATTCCAAAGCCAAGGCATAA
- the LOC105051523 gene encoding LOW QUALITY PROTEIN: cleavage and polyadenylation specificity factor subunit 3-I (The sequence of the model RefSeq protein was modified relative to this genomic sequence to represent the inferred CDS: inserted 1 base in 1 codon), which produces MASAMTGVQGSALKRRESTATREGDRLTITPLGAGNEVGRSCVYMSYKGKTILFDCGIHPAYSGMAALPYFDEIDPSTIDVLLVTHFHLDHAASLPYFLEKTTFKGRVFMTHATKAIYRLLLSDYVKVSKVSVEDMLYDEQDILRSMDKIEVIDFHQTLEVNGIRFWCYTAGHVLGAAMFMVDIAGVRVLYTGDYXREEDRHLRAAEIPQFSPDICIIESTYGVQLHQPRLIREKRFTDVIHSTISQGGRVLIPAFALGRAQELLLILDEYWSNHPELHNIPIYYASPLAKRCMAVYQTYINAMNERIRNQFANSNPFDFKHISPLKSIENFDDVGPSVVMASPSGLQSGLSRQLFDKWCTDKKNACVIPGYVVEGTLAKTIINEPKEVTLMNGLTAPLNMQVYYISFSAHADFAQTSTFLKELMPPNIILVHGEANEMARLKQKLITQFADGNTKIISPKNCQSVEMYFSSEKMAKTIGRLAEKTPEVGETVSGLLVKKGFTYQIMAPDDLHVFSQLSTANITQRISIPYSGAFGVIKHRLKQIYESVESPSEEPDVPTLTVHERVTIRQESENYVTLQWSSDPISDMVSDSVVAMILNISREGPKVTAVVEANKTEEETEKMAQKVIYALFVSLFGDVKIAEEGKLVVTVDGDVARLDGKNGEVECENEGLKERVKTAFRRIQSAVRPIPLSAS; this is translated from the exons ATGGCGTCCGCCATGACCGGAGTCCAGGGCTCGGCGTTGAAGAGGCGGGAATCGACGGCGACAAGGGAAGGGGATCGGCTCACCATTACCCCATTGGGCGCCGGCAATGAGGTGGGGCGCTCCTGTGTCTACATGTCCTACAAAGGCAAGACCATCTTG TTCGACTGTGGAATCCATCCAGCGTACTCGGGGATGGCTGCCTTGCCATATTTTGATGAGATCGATCCTTCAACTATCGACGTGCTTCTTGTGACTCA CTTTCACCTTGATCATGCTGCATCATTGCCATACTTTCTGGAGAAG ACTACTTTCAAGGGCCGGGTTTTCATGACACATGCAACTAAGGCTATTTACAGGCTGCTTTTGTCAGATTATGTGAAAGTGAGCAAAGTCTCTGTTGAGGATATGCTGTATGATGAGCAAGATATTCTTCGTTCAATGGACAAAATTGAG GTCATTGACTTCCACCAGACACTTGAAGTGAATGGTATTCGCTTTTGGTGCTACACTGCTGGGCATGTTCTGGGTGCTGCCATGTTCATGGTTGATATTGCTGGTGTTCGGGTTCTCTACACTGGTGACT TCCGTGAAGAGGACCGGCATCTTCGAGCTGCTGAAATTCCACAGTTCTCCCCCGACATCTGTATCATTGAGTCCACCTATGGTGTCCAGCTCCACCAGCCCCGCCTCATCCGAGAGAAGCGCTTTACAGATGTCATCCACTCAACCATCTCCCAAGGCGGCCGTGTGCTTATTCCTGCTTTTGCCCTTGGCAGAGCCCAAGAACTCCTCCTCATCCTGGATGAGTACTGGTCTAACCACCCAGAGCTCCATAACATTCCCATCTACTATGCCTCCCCTCTTGCCAAGAGATGCATGGCTGTCTACCAGACCTATATAAATGCCATGAACGAAAGGATTCGGAACCAGTTTGCAAACTCAAACCCATTTGATTTTAAGCACATTTCTCCATTGAAGAGCATAGAGAACTTTGATGATGTGGGTCCATCAGTGGTTATGGCAAGTCCAAGTGGCCTCCAGAGTGGGCTTTCTAGACAACTGTTTGATAAATGGTGCACAGATAAAAAGAATGCCTGTGTTATTCCTGGGTATGTTGTGGAAGGGACACTTGCAAAAACCATCATCAACGAGCCAAAAGAAGTCACCCTAATGAATGGCCTCACTGCTCCTCTTAACATGCAGGTATACTACATCTCCTTCTCTGCTCACGCAGACTTTGCACAGACGAGCACCTTCTTGAAGGAGCTCATGCCTCCCAATATAATTCTTGTACATGGAGAAGCCAACGAAATGGCAAGGCTTAAGCAGAAGCTTATAACCCAATTCGCTGATGGGAATACTAAGATCATTTCCCCCAAGAACTGCCAGTCAGTGGAGATGTATTTTAGttccgaaaaaatggccaaaaCAATTGGAAGGCTGGCTGAAAAGACACCAGAAGTTGGGGAAACAGTCAGCGGCTTACTGGTCAAGAAGGGCTTTACATATCAGATAATGGCACCAGATGATCTCCATGTCTTCTCACAGCTGTCCACAGCGAACATCACGCAGAGGATCTCCATCCCTTATTCTGGTGCTTTTGGAGTTATAAAGCATAGGTTGAAGCAGATATATGAGAGTGTGGAGTCCCCATCAGAGGAGCCTGACGTACCAACATTGACTGTGCATGAAAGGGTGACAATAAGGCAGGAGTCAGAGAACTATGTGACATTGCAGTGGTCATCGGACCCCATAAGTGACATGGTTTCGGACTCTGTAGTAGCTATGATCTTGAATATCAGCCGAGAAGGTCCCAAGGTGACAGCAGTTGTGGAGGCCAACAAGACGGAGGAGGAAACAGAGAAGATGGCACAGAAGGTAATATATGCTCTTTTTGTATCCTTGTTTGGAGATGTCAAGATTGCAGAGGAAGGAAAACTGGTCGTGACTGTTGATGGGGATGTGGCACGCCTGGATGGCAAGAACGGTGAAGTAGAATGTGAGAATGAGGGGTTGAAGGAGAGAGTAAAGACAGCATTCAGACGGATACAAAGTGCAGTGAGACCAATCCCACTGTCAGCATCTTGA